In the genome of Natronorubrum daqingense, the window GCCACAGAGCGGTCTGAACGATCGCCCAGATAATGAAGAACACGATCGGCAGTGCGCTCATCCCACGACCGCCGTAAAACGTTATTCGTGGGTCATCGTCGTCACCTCCCTGAACGAATGATTCAGTTGGATCCCCATCCGTTGAATTATCGTTGGCTTCACTCATCGTAATTGCACGAACTGTATAATAAACTCGTGACTGATAAGTCTTACCGAGGAGACGGACTCTCAGTGTCAATTGTGTGGGTTAGAACGACTGTACGCCATGTGATCTATCGATCCTAATCTGTTTGATAATCATCAGCTATCGAACGACGACTCGGTGTGACCGGCGATAGTTGATAGACGACCATCTCAGTCGCCGACGGAAGTAACACGAGTGTTAGCGGGGTGCTTTCAGTCTCGAGTCCGTAGTAGCGCCTATGAACAAACTCGTCGACGGCGAATGGGTGACTAATGTAGACGATGCCACCGACGACGGCTCCTTCGAGCGCCAGGAGACGACGTTTCGTGACCGGGTCCGCGACGACCCCGATGCGACTCACCAGCCAGAAGCCGGTCGCTACCACCTCTACGTCTCCTACGCGTGTCCGTGGGCACACCGAACGCTCCTCGTTCGGGCGCTGAAGGGACTCGAGGACGCGATTTCGGTCTCGGTGGTCGACCCCTATCGAGACGAAGACGGCTGGCAGTTCACGCCGGAAAAGGAGGGCTGTACGGCCGATCCGATCGTCGACGCGGACTACCTCCGGGAGCTGTACGTGGAGGCCGATCCGGACGCCACCTGCCGCGTGACGGTGCCGGTGTTGTGGGATCGCGAGGAGGAGACGATCGTCAACAACGAATCCGCAGAGATCATGCGGATGCTCGACACCGAGTTCGAGGGCGTCGCTTCGCGAGACGTCGATCTCTACCCGGAGGGCTATCGAGACGAGATCGATCGGATCATCGATGAAATTTACCAGCCGATCAACAACGGCGTCTACCGGGCCGGCTTCGCGACGAAACAGGAACCCTACGACGAGGCTGTCGACGACCTCTTCGGCGCGCTCGATCACTGGGACGACGTGCTGGCCGACCAGCGGTATCTCGCGGGTGACCGACTGACCGAAGCCGACATCGCGATGTTCACGACGCTCGTCCGGTTCGACAACGTCTACCACACCCACTTCATGTGTAACGTCCAGTACATCCGCGAGTACGACAATCTCTGGCCGTATCTCCGGGATCTG includes:
- a CDS encoding glutathione S-transferase family protein, translated to MNKLVDGEWVTNVDDATDDGSFERQETTFRDRVRDDPDATHQPEAGRYHLYVSYACPWAHRTLLVRALKGLEDAISVSVVDPYRDEDGWQFTPEKEGCTADPIVDADYLRELYVEADPDATCRVTVPVLWDREEETIVNNESAEIMRMLDTEFEGVASRDVDLYPEGYRDEIDRIIDEIYQPINNGVYRAGFATKQEPYDEAVDDLFGALDHWDDVLADQRYLAGDRLTEADIAMFTTLVRFDNVYHTHFMCNVQYIREYDNLWPYLRDLYQTGFAQTVDMDHITEHYYTTHPDVNPHRIVARGPDLDFEAPHDRDDLPGNPPEDVDSSTEYDERTA